The following proteins are encoded in a genomic region of Odontesthes bonariensis isolate fOdoBon6 chromosome 19, fOdoBon6.hap1, whole genome shotgun sequence:
- the LOC142369218 gene encoding sterile alpha motif domain-containing protein 9-like has product MDRGPALSSATGALIYVDEIRESFSLLDIVYANQFDGVEITEETAEQTEENFYRGAPPDWLNFHISEVAKSNGAGSPFIKRDGYDRLVQQIRKRRRGPGTSAIKLYHHEGSGGTTLAMHVLWKLRKTFRCAVLTDSTPDIMKVTKEVVHLFRAGNQDSLNTVLLLLDDTFNLDQLQDSIMEEIVEQEIDVDVPVVILLSCVRTDHAARETELFCREKEELKRNERKDVILTNNISDTEKKLFDEKKEELSRKYGDKTKQFHGFNILQTNFSQDYIQEACAMFAKIGRKNKPLKTQLAAFLSLLNAYVPASYLLESHCLDFLIHDHPSHDEQLLLDQMQPFSHLIVTLQRGKRGQRKVRMAHPAIAKCCTELLAEAGVCRSDTARNFLSSFCGDDVPACLFGFIKHMLTKREIKTNKGTEHAEVHDRRPREENDRLEKYSTLILHITQMEDKRESASVLKVASIQFDENALFPQALARFCYGELKDYQEAEIWAKRAKEREPKKSFIADTLGQVHKNHLKNRERPAEAREILQLARKAIEAFEEEEQLAGKEHGKNIENGKTKSLHDFNIRGHFGFLQVCNILFDQLVRKDEAWRGVLTSNVSAGSVLQTLGDNKLSRFNNLINSLREKVEKKFEFLDAFLTYSESAMKKDKAYVTKEAAECYKKYVGVSVPEHRGKLQQTLQKLKQKLAVTSAGVLSCLDRRCTTSDVKDIAAWWEEICHSEDFTTRAFVNFIFAKIMLKNANQPLRSSDDQSAFRQKKLSDMQAEDHMMALLLFWPTDDEGQPVSDLRQLIENVKHSYEQEYKTMFRWRYLRPLFFIGPGKELRRFVHRRVLEIKWTQDALQESNVYWRNESIFKDPTVQDHLLKVEGVVRNYRLYASFGSTEIEVEANRRDSLWKSGEVFFYLGFTINGPVAFRIQRRLPIPEGPTGQLKLGERAIDSSHWTTLEPEVKTGDEVQTYGLQSDAGRFECSASALRWVCKEPVSLQYRFCSWEEHRGESACADYVPAGPLLDISVAAGKLEEVYLPHWIDPESTTPDMFVVLHVETCGDAVEQVSEVTPSHVKLLQPTFSPKGVMLRVRLGFPVKVYHDVMIFKTKQEFLTLHVHLVPPDQDLQQKVKRAESPHGSVLIPKPSPGKSLQMLDHFFLSSDTDTAEIQPESIKLIYERRTYFEVFIRNADSDLRLKLKTGRRNGREEVVWTCTIRKGDYMTPSTDDEDQHFVDLNRTDLINGVKDTRYILDKLLELGLISNEAYDTVRGIDSERDQMREILTFVCSAGREGKDEFHKVLKGIKNLRPLLSKLEKC; this is encoded by the exons ATGGACAGAGGACCAGCCCTTTCCAGTGCCACAGGTGCACTAATTTATGTGGATGAAATCAGAGAGTCTTTTTCCCTTTTGGACATTGTTTACGCAAATCAGTTTGACGGAGTGGAAATAACAGAAGAAACTGCTGAGCAGACAGAGGAAAACTTTTACAGAGGCGCTCCGCCCGACTGGTTAAACTTTCATATCAGTGAAGTGGCCAAGTCAAATGGCGCTGGATCTCCTTTCATCAAAAGAGACGGGTATGACAGACTTGTGCAGCAAATCAGAAAAAGAAGGAGGGGCCCAGGAACATCGGCGATTAAACTGTACCACCATGAAGGAAGTGGTGGAACCACACTGGCCATGCACGTGCTATGGAAGTTGAGAAAAACCTTCAGATGTGCTGTGTTGACAGATTCAACCCCAGACATCATGAAAGTTACGAAGGAGGTGGTTCACCTTTTCAGAGCAGGGAATCAGGACAGTCTTAATACTGTGCTGCTGTTACTGGATGATACGTTTAATTTGGACCAACTCCAAGACAGCATTATGGAGGAGATTGTAGAGCAGGAGATAGATGTCGATGTGCCTGTGGTCATTTTACTCAGCTGTGTGAGAACGGACCACGCCGCCCGTGAAACGGAACTTTTCTGCAGAGAAAAAGAGGAACTCAAGAGGAATGAGAGAAAAGATGTCATCCTCACAAACAACATCTCGGACACAGAAAAGAAACTGTTTGACGAGAAAAAGGAAGAGCTCAGCAGAAAGTATGGCGATAAAACCAAGCAGTTCCATGGTTTTAACATCCTTCAAACTAATTTCTCACAGGATTATATCCAGGAAGCATGTGCCATGTTTGCAAAAATTGGAAGAAAAAATAAGCCACTGAAGACCCAGCTCGCTGCCTTCCTATCCCTGCTGAATGCTTACGTGCCAGCTTCATATCTGCTGGAGTCTCACTGCCTGGACTTCCTCATACACGACCACCCAAGCCACGATGAGCAGCTGTTGTTGGACCAAATGCAGCCTTTTAGTCACCTCATCGTCACCTTACAACGTGGCAAAAGAGGTCAAAGAAAGGTCCGGATGGCTCACCCTGCGATAGCAAAGTGTTGCACTGAACTGTTGGCCGAGGCGGGCGTGTGCAGAAGCGACACGGCGAGAAACTTCTTGTCAAGTTTTTGCGGAGATGACGTTCCCGCATGCTTATTCGGTTTCATCAAACACATGCTGaccaaaagagaaataaagacaaacaaGGGAACCGAGCACGCAGAAGTGCACGATCGAAGACCAAGGGAAGAAAATGACAGGCTGGAGAAGTATTCCACCCTGATATTGCATATAACACAAATGGAAGACAAAAGAGAGAGTGCGTCCGTTCTAAAAGTTGCGTCAATTCAATTTGATGAAAATGCTTTGTTTCCTCAGGCCCTCGCCCGTTTTTGTTACGGCGAACTCAAAGACTATCAGGAGGCTGAAATTTGGGCAAAAAGGGCAAAGGAACGAGAACCCAAAAAATCGTTTATTGCTGATACCCTCGGCCAAGTCCATAAGAACCATTTAAAGAACAGAGAGCGTCCTGCTGAAGCAAGGGAAATCTTGCAGTTGGCCCGAAAGGCCATTGAAGCTTTTGAGGAGGAAGAGCAACTTGCCGGAAAAGAACATGGCAAGAACATAGAAAATGGAAAGACAAAAAGCCTGCACGATTTCAACATCAGAGGACACTTTGGCTTCCTGCAGGTTTGCAACATTCTGTTTGACCAACTTGTACGCAAAGATGAAGCATGGAGAGGAGTTCTCACGAGCAACGTGTCCGCGGGCTCCGTCCTTCAAACCCTGGGAGACAACAAACTCTCCAGattcaacaacctgataaacaGTCTCAGAGAGAAGGTGGAGAAGAAGTTTGAATTCTTGGATGCCTTTCTGACTTACTCAGAGTCTGCCATGAAAAAAGACAAAGCATATGTCACCAAAGAAGCTGCAGAATGCTACAAAAAGTATGTCGGAGTCTCAGTTCCCGAGCACAGAGGCAAACTTCAGCAAACTCTCCAGAAACTTAAACAAAAGCTGGCCGTCACCTCCGCTGGAGTCCTCTCGTGCCTCGACAGGAGATGCACGACATCAGATGTGAAAGACATCGCCGCGTGGTGGGAGGAAATCTGTCACAGCGAAGATTTCACCACGCGCGCCTTCGTCAACTTCATCTTTGCTAAGATCATGCTGAAAAACGCGAATCAGCCGCTGCGGAGTTCTGACGATCAAAGCGCCTTCAGACAGAAAAAACTGTCTGATATGCAAGCTGAGGATCACATGATGGCCCTGCTTCTGTTTTGGCCCACAGATGACGAAGGACAACCCGTCTCCGACCTCCGTCAGTTAATTGAAAACGTGAAGCACTCTTATGAACAGGAGTATAAGACCATGTTTAGATGGAGATACCTGCGACCCCTGTTTTTTATTGGACCGGGCAAAGAACTGAGAAGATTTGTTCACAGAAGAGTTCTTGAGATTAAGTGGACTCAAGACGCCCTGCAAGAATCAAACGTTTACTGGAGGAATGAGAGTATTTTCAAAGACCCCACAGTCCAAGACCACCTTCTCAAAGTTGAAGGAGTAGTTCGAAACTACCGACTGTATGCGAGCTTCGGCTCCACAGAGATTGAGGTAGAGGCCAACCGGAGAGACAGCCTCTGGAAATCAGGGGAAGTGTTCTTTTACCTGGGATTCACCATCAACGGTCCTGTAGCCTTCAGGATTCAGAGAAGATTGCCGATTCCTGAAG GGCCTACAGGACAGTTAAAGCTTGGAGAACGAGCCATT GACTCTTCTCATTGGACTACACTTGAACCGGAAGTCAAGACAGGGGATGAGGTCCAAACATACGG CCTGCAGTCTGACGCGGGTCGCTTCGAATGCAGTGCGTCTGCCCTGCGATGGGTTTGCAAGGAGCCGGTCAGTTTGCAGTACCGGTTCTGCTCTTGGGAGGAACACAGGGGGGAATCTGCATGCGCGGATTACGTGCCTGCCGGACCCCTACTTGACATTTCAGTCGCGGCTGGAAAGTTGGAGGAGGTGTATCTGCCACACTGGATAG atCCTGAATCTACAACTCCAGACATGTTTGTGGTTCTACATGTAGAAACTTGTGGAGATGCTGTGGAGCAAGTGTCTGAAGTGACGCCATCCCATGTCAAGTTGCTCCAACCGACTTTCTCTCCAAAGGGGGTTATGTTGCGGGTGAGGCTGGGTTTTCCGGTGAAAGTCTACCATGATGTGATGATATTCAAAACGAAACAGGAGTTCCTCACATTGCACGTTCACCTGGTCCCACCGGATCAAGACTTACAACAG aaaGTCAAGAGGGCCGAGTCACCTCATGGATCGGTGCTGATCCCCAAACCAAGCCCCGGCAAGTCTCTGcaaatgctggatcatttcttCTTGTCATCTGACACGGACACTGCTGAAATTCAGCCTGAA AGCATAAAGCTAATATATGAAAGGAGAACATACTTTGAGGTGTTCATCAGAAACGCAGACAGCGACTTAAGGTTAAAACTCAAGACGGGAAGGAGAAACGGTCGAGAGGAAGTTGTCTGGACCTGTACCATTCGAAAAG GAGACTACATGACTCCGAGCACTGATGACGAAG ATCAGCATTTCGTGGATCTCAATCGAACAGATCTGATTAACGGAGTCAAGGATACGAGATACATCCTGGATAAACTCTTGGAATTGGGGCTGATCTCGAATGAGGCCTACGATACTGTCAGAGGCATCGACAGCGAACGTGACCAGATGAGGGAGATTTTAACATTTGTGTGTTCGGCCGGCAGAGAGGGAAAAGATGAGTTCCATAaagtccttaaagggataaagAATTTGAGGCCTCTCCTGTCTAAGCTGGAAAAATGTTGA